Proteins encoded by one window of Mesorhizobium sp. INR15:
- a CDS encoding SDR family oxidoreductase: MDISNTRILIVGGGSGMGLALARHCLAAGASVVIAGRSEDRLRRASEELGNPAALETIAADITEETEVAALFERIGRLDHIVSTAADIEGAYQLLPALDLKAAQRVVESKFYGPLLLAKHGAPRLAAVGSITFTSGIAAYRPAARGSVVAAVNAALEGLVRALAVELAPIRVNVVSPGWVDTSIWAYVAGDKKAETLGKMAERLPVGRVGQPEDIADAIGFLMRNGFTTGTTLHVEGGHRLV, translated from the coding sequence ATGGACATCTCGAACACAAGAATCCTCATCGTCGGCGGCGGCTCCGGAATGGGGCTGGCGCTGGCAAGGCACTGTCTCGCGGCTGGCGCCAGTGTCGTCATTGCCGGGCGCAGCGAAGACAGGCTGCGGCGTGCCAGCGAAGAGCTGGGCAACCCAGCCGCGCTGGAGACGATCGCTGCCGACATCACTGAGGAAACCGAGGTCGCCGCACTCTTCGAGCGCATCGGCCGGCTCGATCATATCGTCAGCACCGCTGCCGACATCGAAGGCGCTTATCAGCTGTTGCCGGCGCTAGACTTGAAGGCTGCGCAACGGGTCGTGGAAAGCAAGTTCTACGGGCCGCTGCTGCTGGCCAAGCATGGCGCGCCCCGGCTTGCCGCCGTCGGCTCCATCACCTTCACCTCGGGCATCGCCGCCTACCGCCCGGCGGCGCGCGGGTCGGTCGTCGCCGCGGTCAACGCGGCGCTGGAAGGGCTGGTGCGGGCGCTGGCTGTCGAACTGGCGCCGATCCGCGTCAATGTGGTTTCGCCAGGCTGGGTCGATACGTCGATCTGGGCTTACGTCGCCGGCGACAAGAAGGCGGAAACGCTGGGCAAGATGGCCGAGCGGCTGCCAGTGGGCCGCGTCGGGCAACCCGAGGATATCGCCGACGCGATCGGCTTCCTGATGCGCAACGGCTTTACGACAGGGACGACACTGCATGTCGAAGGCGGGCATCGGCTGGTTTGA
- a CDS encoding SDR family oxidoreductase translates to MTTQNGRAAIVTGASKGIGAEIARRLARDGFAVAVNYASGADAARDVVADIEAAGGRAIAVQADVGDPRGVARLFDAAEQAFGGLDVLVNNAGIMKLSPLAKTDDAAFDQQVAVNLGGVFRGMREGANRLRDGGRIISFSSSVVGQYQPTYGVYAATKAGVEAMTHVLAKELGPRGITVNVVAPGPVATDLFLGGKSDELVATITRLIPLGRLGQPDDISGVVSFLAGPDGGWINGQVLRANGGVI, encoded by the coding sequence ATGACCACACAGAATGGAAGAGCGGCAATCGTCACCGGCGCCTCGAAAGGCATCGGCGCGGAAATCGCCAGACGGCTGGCGCGCGATGGTTTCGCTGTCGCGGTCAACTATGCCAGCGGCGCGGATGCCGCGCGCGATGTTGTTGCTGATATCGAGGCGGCGGGCGGCCGCGCCATTGCCGTGCAGGCCGATGTCGGCGATCCCAGGGGCGTGGCTCGGCTGTTCGATGCCGCTGAGCAGGCCTTTGGCGGGCTCGACGTGCTGGTCAACAATGCCGGCATCATGAAACTCTCGCCGCTCGCCAAAACCGACGATGCGGCGTTCGACCAGCAGGTCGCGGTCAATCTCGGCGGCGTGTTTCGCGGCATGCGCGAGGGCGCCAACAGGCTGCGCGACGGCGGCCGCATCATCAGCTTCTCGTCCAGCGTGGTCGGGCAGTACCAGCCAACTTATGGCGTCTATGCGGCCACCAAGGCCGGTGTGGAGGCTATGACGCATGTGCTGGCCAAGGAACTCGGGCCGCGCGGAATCACCGTCAATGTCGTGGCGCCGGGGCCGGTGGCGACGGACCTGTTCCTTGGCGGCAAGTCCGATGAGCTGGTGGCGACCATCACCAGGCTCATTCCGCTCGGAAGGCTCGGCCAGCCCGATGACATTTCCGGCGTCGTCTCGTTTCTCGCCGGACCGGACGGCGGCTGGATCAACGGCCAGGTGCTGCGCGCCAATGGCGGCGTCATCTGA
- a CDS encoding EthD family reductase, giving the protein MAKMLVIYKTPADPVAFDQHYFNVHVPLAKTLPGLRRYDVSRRPMIKLSAGEMPYLVGTLYFDSLDDIRSSFASEIGVACAADRRLMAPGDNDLTMLLFDVDEL; this is encoded by the coding sequence ATGGCCAAGATGCTTGTGATCTACAAAACCCCGGCCGATCCGGTGGCCTTCGACCAGCACTATTTCAACGTTCATGTGCCGCTGGCCAAGACGCTTCCCGGCCTGCGGCGCTACGATGTCTCCAGGCGGCCCATGATCAAGCTGTCGGCGGGCGAGATGCCATACCTCGTGGGCACGCTGTATTTCGATAGCCTCGACGACATCCGCAGCTCGTTTGCCTCGGAAATCGGCGTCGCCTGCGCCGCTGACCGGCGGCTGATGGCGCCGGGCGACAATGATCTGACCATGCTGCTGTTCGATGTCGACGAACTGTGA
- a CDS encoding MarR family winged helix-turn-helix transcriptional regulator — MSKTEIRTPSGVAVSEIILSIFRINGRLLAAGDRLVAGLGLTSARWQVLGAIALSPVAEPVARLARNMGLNRQGVQRIVNELEAEGFVELKDNPHHRSARLVVLTAKGTEAHDAALRAQVPWVNMLGEGFDAKAIEAAGEVLDRLRERLEHSADEA; from the coding sequence ATGAGCAAGACGGAAATCAGGACGCCTTCGGGCGTCGCGGTCAGCGAGATCATCCTGTCGATCTTCCGGATCAATGGGCGGCTGCTTGCCGCCGGCGACCGGCTGGTTGCCGGTCTCGGCCTGACCAGCGCCCGCTGGCAGGTGCTGGGCGCCATCGCCCTGTCGCCGGTGGCCGAGCCGGTCGCCCGGCTGGCGCGCAACATGGGGCTGAACCGGCAAGGCGTACAGCGCATCGTCAACGAGCTCGAAGCCGAGGGCTTTGTCGAACTCAAGGACAATCCGCACCACCGCAGCGCAAGGCTTGTGGTGCTGACCGCCAAGGGCACCGAAGCCCACGACGCCGCGCTGCGGGCGCAGGTGCCATGGGTCAACATGCTTGGCGAAGGTTTTGACGCGAAGGCCATCGAGGCCGCCGGCGAGGTGCTCGATCGTTTGCGCGAACGGCTTGAGCATAGCGCCGACGAGGCCTAG
- a CDS encoding LysR family transcriptional regulator: protein MDMFDRMRLLTRVIERGSFTLAATDLGLSRSTATEAIKALEARLGVRLLERTTRHVTPTLDGRAYYQRCLAILADVEDAEAGFQASQPQGLLRIDVHGFMARHFLLPRLAEFLDRYPRIDLHIGDGDRLVDLVREGVDCVLRSGEQSDSGMIVRRVATLREITCASPAYLDRHGMPENPGDLGGHLMVGFQSSRTGDVLPLEFTVAGKLQHVTLPSRVIVNGSDTMAELARLGFGLAQAPRYRFEQDLARGTLVEVLKGYPPAPTPLSALYPQNRQLAPRVRVFIDWVTAIFAGGEK from the coding sequence ATGGACATGTTCGACCGCATGCGTCTTCTCACCCGCGTCATCGAGCGCGGCAGCTTCACATTGGCGGCCACCGATCTCGGCCTGTCGCGCTCGACCGCGACCGAGGCGATCAAGGCGCTGGAGGCGCGGCTCGGCGTGCGGCTGCTGGAGCGCACGACACGCCACGTCACCCCGACGCTCGATGGCCGCGCCTATTACCAGCGCTGCCTGGCAATCCTGGCCGATGTCGAAGATGCGGAGGCCGGTTTCCAGGCATCGCAGCCGCAAGGCCTGTTGCGCATCGACGTGCATGGTTTCATGGCCCGGCATTTCCTCTTGCCGAGGCTGGCCGAATTCCTCGACCGCTATCCCCGCATCGACCTGCATATCGGCGACGGCGACCGGCTGGTCGATCTCGTGCGCGAGGGCGTCGACTGCGTGCTGCGTTCGGGTGAGCAGAGCGACAGCGGCATGATCGTGCGCCGGGTGGCGACGCTGCGCGAAATCACCTGCGCCAGCCCGGCCTATCTCGACCGGCACGGCATGCCGGAAAACCCTGGTGACCTCGGCGGCCATCTGATGGTCGGCTTCCAGTCGTCGCGCACCGGCGATGTCCTGCCGTTGGAATTCACCGTCGCCGGCAAGCTGCAACACGTGACGCTGCCCAGCCGCGTCATCGTCAACGGCTCCGACACCATGGCCGAACTCGCCCGCCTCGGCTTCGGCCTGGCGCAGGCGCCGCGCTACCGCTTCGAACAGGATCTGGCGCGCGGCACGCTGGTCGAGGTGCTTAAGGGTTATCCGCCGGCACCGACGCCGCTCTCGGCGCTCTACCCGCAAAACCGGCAACTGGCGCCGCGCGTGCGGGTGTTCATCGACTGGGTGACAGCGATCTTCGCCGGCGGCGAGAAGTAG
- a CDS encoding amidase, translated as MTTPQTDLHDLELMEVAQLIRDRTVSSRTVTEALLHRIASLDGALHSYVRVLETTAMSEAEAADREIRAGHYRGPLHGVPLAVKDLFWIRGEPAAAGSAVFRDFVPSENATAVQRLKDQGAVLIGKPQLTEGAYSDYHPSITPPRNPWNAAYWPGISSSGSGVAIAAGLCYGSLASDTGGSIRWPSAANGVTGLKPSWGRVSRHGAFELAASLDHVGTMARSAIDAGVMLGVIAGVDPRDPTALLDPVPDYLAAASAGIRGLNIGIDPAWNSDEVDADTQAALAQALEIFTELGAEVMKIRFPDVTRTVADWVPNCAVEAAVAHEAAYAGRRNDYGPILSSVIEAGQALSGLDYQKILLRRAAFRGQVDALFETIDVLLTPVQPFAPLTLKAIATLGEQPELIARLQRYTCPFDMSGHPALTLPAGFTGDGMPIGLQLVAGRLRETVLVSAGAAFQGLTAWHRRHPVWPASSDGVKVAAA; from the coding sequence ATGACCACGCCCCAGACCGATCTCCACGATCTCGAACTGATGGAGGTCGCGCAGCTGATCCGGGACCGCACTGTCTCCTCGCGCACGGTGACCGAGGCGTTGCTGCACCGCATCGCCTCGCTGGACGGCGCCCTGCACAGCTATGTCAGGGTGCTTGAAACAACGGCCATGAGCGAGGCCGAAGCGGCCGACAGGGAAATCCGGGCCGGGCATTATCGCGGCCCGCTTCACGGCGTGCCGCTTGCCGTCAAGGATCTGTTCTGGATCAGGGGCGAACCGGCCGCCGCCGGCTCGGCGGTGTTCAGGGATTTCGTGCCGTCAGAGAATGCCACGGCCGTGCAACGGCTGAAGGACCAGGGCGCGGTGCTGATCGGCAAGCCGCAACTCACCGAAGGTGCCTATTCGGACTATCATCCGTCCATCACGCCGCCGCGCAACCCGTGGAATGCCGCCTATTGGCCGGGGATTTCGTCCAGCGGTTCCGGCGTGGCGATCGCGGCTGGGCTTTGCTATGGCTCGCTCGCCTCGGACACTGGCGGCTCCATCCGCTGGCCATCGGCCGCCAATGGCGTGACCGGGCTGAAGCCGAGTTGGGGGCGGGTTAGCCGGCATGGCGCGTTCGAGCTTGCCGCCTCGCTGGACCATGTCGGCACGATGGCCCGCAGCGCGATCGATGCCGGCGTCATGCTCGGCGTCATCGCTGGCGTCGATCCGCGCGATCCGACCGCCCTGCTTGACCCCGTGCCGGACTATCTCGCCGCCGCCAGCGCTGGCATCCGAGGGCTGAATATCGGCATCGATCCGGCCTGGAACAGCGACGAAGTCGATGCCGACACGCAAGCCGCACTGGCACAGGCACTCGAAATCTTCACGGAACTCGGCGCCGAAGTCATGAAAATCCGCTTTCCCGACGTCACCCGGACGGTTGCCGACTGGGTGCCCAATTGCGCGGTCGAAGCGGCGGTCGCGCATGAAGCCGCCTATGCCGGGCGCAGAAACGACTATGGCCCGATCCTGTCTTCCGTCATCGAGGCCGGCCAAGCGCTGTCCGGCTTGGATTACCAGAAGATCTTGCTGCGCCGCGCGGCCTTCCGTGGCCAGGTCGATGCGCTGTTCGAGACCATTGACGTGCTGCTGACGCCGGTCCAGCCCTTCGCGCCGCTGACGCTTAAGGCCATCGCGACGCTGGGCGAGCAGCCGGAACTGATCGCCAGGCTGCAGCGCTACACCTGCCCCTTCGACATGTCGGGGCATCCGGCGCTGACCTTGCCCGCCGGCTTCACTGGAGACGGCATGCCGATCGGCCTGCAGCTTGTCGCCGGCCGGCTGCGCGAAACGGTGCTGGTCAGCGCCGGGGCGGCTTTTCAGGGCTTGACGGCATGGCATCGCAGGCATCCAGTCTGGCCGGCCAGCAGCGATGGCGTGAAGGTGGCGGCAGCATGA
- a CDS encoding MFS transporter, which yields MNKFFYGWAVVAAAFAITFVGFGSAYTFSAFVAPLQHDFGASRGSVSLVFSLAGFLYFGFGIISGPLADRWGARRLAILGMLLVGAGLILASQARSILQVYAAYGLGVGLGVGCAYVPAIGAVQRWFVRRRGLASGLAVSGIGVGTLVMPPLAAWLIEALGWRDAYLVLGVLAAIIGAGMSLFLANDPRDHGLGPDGDPLDVAAKAAAKPGFSVREAVRTRQFIGLYAACLICAFGVFVPFVHLVPYALDHQIDHASAVLLLGAIGLGSTLGRFVLGGLADRMGRNPFLIAMFVGMAASLSIWVVATSFWPLALFAVLFGVFYGGWVAILPAVVMDYFGGRNVSAIIGILYTSVAVGTLVGPSAAGFAFDVSHSYKMPIIASIAASLIAAAIAALATRPSTAASGAH from the coding sequence ATGAACAAGTTCTTCTACGGATGGGCCGTTGTCGCGGCGGCCTTCGCCATCACTTTCGTCGGCTTCGGCAGCGCCTACACGTTCAGCGCTTTCGTAGCACCCCTGCAGCATGATTTCGGCGCTTCGCGCGGGTCGGTGTCGCTGGTGTTTTCGCTGGCCGGCTTTCTCTATTTCGGCTTCGGCATCATCTCGGGGCCGCTGGCGGATCGCTGGGGCGCCCGGCGGCTGGCCATCCTCGGCATGCTGCTGGTCGGCGCCGGCCTCATTCTCGCCAGCCAGGCACGCAGCATCCTGCAGGTCTATGCCGCCTATGGGCTCGGCGTCGGCCTGGGCGTCGGCTGCGCCTACGTGCCGGCGATCGGCGCCGTGCAGCGCTGGTTCGTCAGGCGCCGCGGCCTCGCTTCAGGACTGGCGGTCAGCGGCATCGGCGTCGGCACGCTGGTCATGCCGCCGCTGGCGGCATGGCTGATCGAAGCGCTTGGCTGGCGCGACGCCTATCTCGTGCTTGGCGTGCTGGCCGCGATCATCGGCGCCGGCATGTCGCTGTTCCTCGCCAATGATCCGCGCGACCATGGCCTTGGTCCCGATGGCGATCCTCTCGATGTAGCCGCCAAGGCGGCGGCAAAGCCGGGTTTCTCGGTTCGGGAAGCCGTCCGCACCCGGCAGTTCATTGGGCTTTATGCCGCCTGCCTCATTTGCGCTTTCGGTGTCTTCGTTCCTTTCGTGCATCTGGTGCCCTATGCGCTCGATCATCAGATCGATCACGCATCGGCGGTGCTGCTTCTCGGCGCCATCGGGCTGGGCAGCACGCTCGGGCGGTTTGTGCTCGGCGGCCTCGCCGACCGCATGGGCAGAAATCCGTTCCTGATCGCGATGTTTGTCGGCATGGCGGCCTCGCTCTCCATCTGGGTTGTCGCCACCAGTTTCTGGCCGCTCGCCCTCTTCGCCGTGCTGTTCGGGGTCTTCTATGGCGGCTGGGTCGCCATCCTGCCGGCCGTGGTCATGGACTATTTCGGCGGCCGCAATGTCAGCGCCATCATCGGCATCCTCTACACCAGTGTCGCTGTCGGAACGCTGGTCGGGCCAAGTGCCGCCGGCTTCGCTTTCGACGTCAGCCACAGCTATAAGATGCCGATCATCGCCAGCATTGCCGCCAGCCTCATCGCCGCCGCCATCGCGGCACTGGCGACCAGACCGTCAACAGCCGCGAGCGGAGCCCATTAG
- a CDS encoding DUF6932 family protein: protein MGMGLFRKQDFEPLLPPGRHFLTIGRLKEIAVDPFGDNPKRTDLYQKLEQMVQDFLVAGICCEFLVDGSFLTKKKDPDDLDVTVVICHEFTPYLTKDMVDFIDKATSGDYADGLSSFVYFALPRDHPDFGTEHDMACETARLYGKENSEEWLKGYAVLPLRETDVGLLIRCR from the coding sequence ATGGGGATGGGCTTATTTCGAAAGCAGGATTTTGAACCCCTGCTACCGCCTGGGCGGCATTTTCTGACTATCGGTCGCTTAAAAGAAATAGCCGTAGACCCATTCGGAGACAATCCAAAGCGCACTGACCTGTACCAAAAATTAGAACAGATGGTACAAGATTTTTTGGTGGCAGGAATATGCTGTGAATTCTTGGTCGACGGTAGTTTTCTTACAAAGAAAAAAGATCCGGATGATTTAGATGTTACTGTAGTAATTTGCCATGAATTTACACCATATCTTACGAAGGACATGGTGGATTTCATTGACAAGGCGACTTCAGGGGACTATGCTGACGGGTTATCGAGCTTCGTGTATTTCGCATTGCCGCGCGATCATCCGGACTTCGGAACAGAGCACGACATGGCCTGTGAAACCGCTAGGCTCTATGGGAAAGAAAATAGCGAAGAGTGGCTCAAAGGATATGCGGTTCTACCGTTGAGAGAGACCGATGTCGGATTACTCATACGTTGCCGATAG
- a CDS encoding LysR family transcriptional regulator, with product MHPRLLKTFLAVARCRNITRAAEAVHLAQSSVSDQIQALEAELGTALFTRSRSGLDLTPAGQALRPYAEDILALADEARATVQATVGQAAGSLSIGALETIASARLAPWLARFQADHSGISTRLKVAGSGALLRLLEDGEIDAVFCFDSGGFITGADERLARRTLAAEPLVLVAAAGQGQAPDGLADLAAMRFVATEPGCVYRHLFDSAFTEAGLAAPKLAAEVGSIGAIAGLVAAGAGFALVPRLAVSEALERGEIIEMPWPGQARTAALTVIWRRRRVQPPALKLLLAAAADGFAPVKPADARLRHAVSSLS from the coding sequence TCGAGCGTCAGCGACCAGATCCAGGCGCTTGAGGCCGAACTCGGCACGGCGCTGTTCACCCGTTCAAGGTCGGGCCTCGATCTGACTCCGGCGGGGCAGGCCCTGCGCCCCTACGCCGAGGACATCCTGGCGCTGGCCGACGAGGCGCGCGCCACCGTTCAGGCAACCGTCGGGCAGGCCGCCGGATCGCTGAGCATCGGCGCGCTGGAGACCATCGCCTCGGCCCGGCTAGCGCCATGGCTGGCGCGTTTCCAAGCGGACCATTCCGGCATTTCCACCCGGCTGAAAGTCGCCGGCAGCGGTGCGCTGCTGCGCCTGCTGGAAGACGGCGAGATCGATGCCGTTTTCTGCTTCGACAGTGGCGGCTTTATCACCGGCGCCGATGAACGCCTGGCAAGACGCACGCTGGCGGCTGAACCGCTGGTGCTGGTCGCGGCTGCCGGGCAGGGGCAGGCACCGGATGGGCTCGCGGATCTGGCCGCGATGCGCTTCGTGGCCACCGAGCCCGGCTGCGTCTACCGGCATTTGTTCGACAGCGCATTCACCGAAGCCGGCCTTGCCGCGCCGAAGCTGGCCGCCGAGGTTGGCAGCATCGGCGCCATCGCTGGCCTGGTGGCGGCTGGCGCCGGCTTTGCGCTTGTCCCGCGCCTTGCCGTGAGCGAGGCGCTCGAGCGGGGCGAGATCATCGAAATGCCATGGCCCGGGCAGGCCCGCACGGCCGCGCTCACTGTCATCTGGCGGCGCAGGCGCGTGCAGCCGCCAGCCCTGAAACTGCTGCTGGCGGCGGCGGCTGACGGGTTCGCGCCGGTCAAACCAGCCGATGCCCGCCTTCGACATGCAGTGTCGTCCCTGTCGTAA
- a CDS encoding outer membrane protein — protein MKNLLLSALAVFALGCSSAWAADPLVAMQEAPVASWTGCYVGGNAGGGWSHIDQKNVGLVNGTIDDPPLDYGSGSGSGFVGGAQLGCDYQMDRWVFGVQGMFDFGDIKGSHVITAFPTFNFEDNVKELFTVTGRAGYLFDPAVLGYVKAGGAWAKVDSALYRSGPPQSLSQSDSYGQLGWTVGVGAEWKFARNWSVFGEYNYMDFGKHDVTYTLAPGAGGSAGIVSTKLTVQQAIIGLNYRF, from the coding sequence ATGAAAAATCTGCTTCTTTCCGCGCTTGCCGTTTTCGCGCTTGGCTGCTCGTCCGCCTGGGCCGCGGATCCTCTGGTCGCGATGCAGGAAGCGCCGGTCGCCTCATGGACCGGCTGTTATGTCGGCGGCAATGCCGGCGGCGGCTGGTCGCATATCGATCAGAAAAATGTCGGCCTGGTGAACGGCACCATCGACGATCCTCCACTCGATTATGGATCAGGCAGCGGCAGTGGTTTTGTCGGCGGTGCCCAGCTCGGTTGCGACTACCAGATGGATCGCTGGGTGTTCGGTGTTCAGGGCATGTTCGATTTCGGCGACATCAAAGGCAGCCACGTCATCACCGCATTCCCAACCTTCAATTTTGAAGACAATGTGAAGGAGCTGTTCACAGTCACCGGCAGGGCGGGCTACCTGTTCGACCCGGCTGTGCTGGGTTACGTGAAGGCGGGCGGGGCCTGGGCAAAGGTTGACAGTGCCCTCTATCGCAGCGGGCCGCCTCAATCGCTGTCGCAAAGCGACAGCTATGGCCAGTTGGGCTGGACCGTCGGTGTCGGCGCCGAATGGAAATTCGCCCGGAACTGGTCGGTTTTCGGCGAATACAACTATATGGACTTCGGCAAACACGATGTGACTTACACGTTGGCACCGGGTGCGGGCGGCTCAGCTGGTATTGTTTCAACCAAGCTCACCGTTCAGCAAGCGATCATCGGCCTGAACTACAGGTTCTGA
- a CDS encoding antibiotic biosynthesis monooxygenase, whose amino-acid sequence MQNSEAQSTVFRIDRFVVPASSEAEFLSAVAETNTAFDGMEGCLQRHVLKQDEAAGGESTYITIVEWASSQVIQKAREAAAAKHKAMKLDPQELFSRLNIKAELGYFVPAPGSA is encoded by the coding sequence ATGCAAAACAGTGAAGCGCAATCCACGGTATTCCGCATCGACCGGTTCGTGGTCCCGGCTTCCTCGGAAGCCGAGTTCCTGAGTGCGGTGGCTGAGACCAACACCGCCTTCGACGGCATGGAAGGATGCCTGCAGCGTCATGTGCTGAAGCAAGATGAGGCGGCAGGCGGTGAAAGCACCTACATCACAATCGTCGAATGGGCGTCGTCCCAGGTCATCCAGAAGGCACGCGAGGCAGCCGCCGCCAAGCACAAGGCGATGAAGCTCGACCCGCAGGAACTGTTCAGCCGCCTGAACATCAAGGCCGAGCTCGGCTACTTCGTCCCCGCGCCTGGCAGCGCCTGA
- a CDS encoding 4-oxalocrotonate tautomerase family protein — translation MPFANYKVPQGALSAGQKEDLVHKTTALFVDMFGEGVRPYTMVLVEEVVDGGYGRADVVFTIPEEKRAS, via the coding sequence ATGCCTTTTGCAAATTACAAGGTGCCGCAAGGCGCGCTTTCGGCCGGACAGAAGGAAGACCTCGTGCACAAGACCACCGCGCTGTTTGTCGACATGTTCGGCGAGGGCGTGCGTCCTTACACGATGGTGCTGGTCGAGGAGGTCGTCGACGGCGGTTATGGCCGTGCCGACGTGGTGTTCACCATCCCCGAGGAGAAGCGAGCTTCCTGA
- the gcvA gene encoding transcriptional regulator GcvA yields the protein MIEPKFPSLNALRAFEAAARHMSVKLAAEELYVTPGAVSQMLKTLEGQLGVTLFDRVNRGIVLTEAGRDFLPPIRNAFRQIAEAARRVGDTSDSGLLTVSVTPFFASAWLVPRMKGFQEAHPRIDLRISTSNTLADFSRSGVDVAIRHGLGRYPGLRSHHVVAVEMVPVAAPALVEQFGLPDGAANLARWPRVHDADRQGWQLWFEAQGIENVGPVRGPSFDDPALLAAAIASGQGAGLLPAAMVAQDVGEGRLVKLAPAVKMNAFAYYLVYPEASHDRPKIQAFRDWIISVAAREEG from the coding sequence ATGATTGAGCCAAAGTTTCCTTCGTTGAACGCCTTGCGCGCCTTCGAGGCCGCCGCACGGCACATGTCGGTCAAGCTTGCCGCAGAAGAGCTTTATGTGACGCCGGGCGCCGTCAGCCAGATGCTGAAGACGCTGGAAGGGCAGCTTGGCGTGACGCTGTTCGACAGGGTCAATCGCGGCATCGTCCTGACCGAGGCCGGGCGTGATTTCCTGCCGCCGATCCGCAATGCCTTCCGCCAGATCGCCGAGGCGGCCAGGCGCGTGGGCGATACATCCGACAGCGGCCTGTTGACCGTCAGCGTCACGCCGTTCTTCGCCTCGGCCTGGCTGGTGCCGCGCATGAAGGGGTTTCAGGAGGCTCATCCGCGCATCGACCTCAGGATATCGACCAGCAACACGCTGGCCGATTTCTCGCGCAGCGGTGTCGATGTCGCCATCCGCCACGGTCTTGGCCGCTATCCCGGCCTGCGCAGCCATCATGTCGTCGCGGTGGAAATGGTGCCGGTTGCGGCGCCTGCGCTGGTCGAGCAATTCGGCTTGCCGGATGGTGCCGCCAATCTCGCCCGCTGGCCGCGCGTCCACGATGCCGACCGGCAGGGGTGGCAGCTCTGGTTCGAGGCGCAAGGCATCGAGAACGTCGGGCCGGTGCGGGGGCCTTCCTTCGACGACCCCGCCCTGCTCGCCGCGGCGATCGCCAGCGGCCAGGGCGCCGGCCTGCTGCCAGCCGCCATGGTGGCGCAGGATGTGGGCGAGGGGCGGCTGGTGAAGCTGGCGCCAGCCGTCAAGATGAATGCCTTCGCCTATTACCTCGTCTATCCCGAGGCCAGCCATGACCGGCCCAAGATCCAGGCGTTCCGCGACTGGATCATCAGCGTGGCCGCGCGAGAAGAGGGCTAA
- a CDS encoding YdeI family protein — protein MAPIQVDPNKVREFKDAASFYAWLGKHHDTEEEVWIKIHKVGSGLQSITAKEAIDVVLCWGWIDAVRKGLDDKSFLQRYSRRGKKSIWSKINIDNVARLVKEGRMTGHGLTHVEAAKADGRWDRAYGSGKDMKIPDDLQAAIDAVPEAKAMLARLSAQNRFSLAFRIHNLKTEAGRKKKIEAFVEMLKRGETIYPQGKKSAD, from the coding sequence ATGGCGCCGATCCAGGTCGATCCGAACAAGGTGCGCGAATTCAAGGACGCGGCGAGCTTCTACGCCTGGCTCGGCAAGCATCACGACACCGAAGAAGAAGTCTGGATCAAGATCCACAAGGTAGGGTCGGGGCTCCAGTCGATCACGGCCAAGGAAGCGATCGACGTGGTGCTGTGCTGGGGCTGGATCGACGCCGTGCGCAAGGGCCTCGACGACAAGAGTTTCCTGCAGCGCTATTCCAGGCGCGGCAAGAAAAGCATCTGGAGCAAGATCAACATCGACAATGTGGCGCGGCTGGTCAAAGAGGGCCGGATGACCGGGCACGGGCTCACCCATGTCGAGGCGGCCAAGGCCGACGGGCGCTGGGACCGCGCCTATGGCAGCGGCAAGGACATGAAGATCCCCGACGATCTGCAGGCGGCGATCGATGCCGTGCCGGAGGCCAAGGCGATGCTGGCCAGGCTCAGCGCACAGAACCGTTTTTCGCTGGCCTTCCGCATTCACAATTTGAAGACCGAGGCCGGGCGCAAGAAGAAGATCGAGGCCTTTGTCGAGATGCTGAAGCGTGGCGAGACGATCTATCCGCAAGGCAAGAAATCAGCCGACTGA